A window from Kovacikia minuta CCNUW1 encodes these proteins:
- a CDS encoding BMP family protein, with the protein MSTSQSRRHFLYGSAALGGSLLLKACGSSPTTSSSPASESPASPSPSGAASGFKAAIVLPGIITDKAWNQAGYSGLNEIKSKLGAETAYVEKVGQADQAEALSDFARRGFNLVYAHGGQFDAAIKQVAPQFPKTFFIGVNGAATGPNIASLRIDNLQASYLCGIIGATLSKAKKMAYIAGQEFQATQEELRGFELGAKSVDPKIQVSHTFTGDWNDAAKAKEAVNALLSAGADVIYQWLDNASPTALQTIADKGAFAFGNTSDQLDVAPKAVLTSAVKRIDLAIAKLADLASKNELKGQVYSLGLEEPDILYLGKFNSVVPQTLQDKTKITAEAIVAKKITFDTCTEAGKETRCVKGAA; encoded by the coding sequence ATGAGCACAAGTCAAAGTCGGCGTCATTTTCTCTACGGTTCAGCCGCATTGGGTGGGAGTTTGTTGCTGAAGGCGTGTGGCAGCAGTCCCACAACCAGCAGTTCCCCTGCTTCCGAATCCCCTGCCTCTCCCAGTCCATCCGGTGCGGCATCGGGCTTTAAAGCGGCGATCGTCCTGCCAGGAATCATTACCGATAAAGCCTGGAACCAGGCAGGCTATTCTGGGCTGAACGAAATTAAGTCAAAATTGGGCGCAGAAACTGCCTACGTTGAAAAGGTGGGGCAGGCTGACCAGGCAGAAGCACTCTCTGACTTTGCCAGACGCGGGTTTAATCTGGTTTATGCCCACGGAGGGCAGTTTGATGCCGCGATTAAACAGGTCGCACCCCAGTTTCCCAAAACCTTTTTCATTGGGGTGAATGGGGCAGCTACTGGACCCAATATTGCTTCCCTGCGTATCGACAACCTTCAGGCAAGCTACCTGTGTGGCATTATTGGCGCAACTTTAAGTAAAGCGAAGAAAATGGCTTACATTGCTGGGCAAGAATTTCAGGCAACCCAGGAAGAATTGCGCGGGTTTGAGTTGGGCGCGAAGTCAGTTGATCCTAAGATTCAAGTCAGCCACACTTTCACTGGCGATTGGAATGATGCAGCCAAAGCAAAAGAAGCCGTCAATGCCCTCCTTTCAGCCGGAGCGGATGTCATTTATCAATGGCTAGATAATGCTTCCCCCACCGCCCTGCAAACGATCGCCGATAAGGGTGCCTTTGCCTTTGGGAATACCTCCGATCAGCTCGATGTTGCCCCCAAAGCAGTGTTGACCAGTGCGGTGAAGCGGATTGATCTGGCAATCGCCAAACTGGCTGACCTGGCGAGCAAAAACGAACTAAAAGGTCAGGTTTACTCCCTGGGTTTAGAAGAACCAGATATCCTTTACTTGGGCAAGTTCAACTCCGTTGTTCCCCAAACCCTTCAAGACAAGACAAAAATCACAGCAGAAGCGATCGTCGCCAAAAAAATTACCTTTGACACCTGTACCGAAGCTGGCAAGGAAACCCGCTGTGTGAAAGGAGCAGCGTAA
- a CDS encoding DUF2997 domain-containing protein, giving the protein METLEFIIYPDGRVQEKVTGIVGASCAEVTAAIEAQLGQVLNQELTSEYFAQATHQSSIATTQATFGEW; this is encoded by the coding sequence ATGGAAACTCTGGAGTTCATTATTTACCCCGATGGGCGGGTGCAAGAGAAGGTAACTGGGATTGTCGGTGCTTCTTGTGCGGAAGTGACTGCGGCGATCGAGGCTCAGTTGGGTCAAGTACTCAATCAGGAGCTAACCTCTGAGTACTTTGCTCAAGCTACCCACCAGTCTTCAATCGCTACTACTCAAGCGACCTTTGGTGAGTGGTAA
- a CDS encoding DUF1257 domain-containing protein: MSHFSQIKTQIRNLSSLQAALTDLGIDWKSGPQEVRGYRGQTQTAELTIEQDNGYDIGFRWNGTEYELVADLQFWRQNWSVDRFLSHVTQRYAYHTVLSETAQRGFQISEEQKNADGSIRLVLQRWSA, from the coding sequence ATGTCACACTTTAGCCAAATCAAAACTCAAATTCGCAATCTCTCCTCACTGCAAGCCGCATTGACTGATCTGGGAATCGATTGGAAGTCTGGTCCCCAGGAAGTTAGGGGCTACCGTGGGCAAACCCAAACTGCCGAACTGACGATCGAGCAGGATAACGGTTACGACATTGGCTTCCGGTGGAACGGTACTGAATATGAACTGGTGGCAGATCTGCAATTCTGGCGTCAAAACTGGTCGGTCGATCGCTTTCTCAGCCATGTGACTCAGCGCTATGCCTACCACACCGTCCTGAGTGAAACCGCTCAAAGAGGGTTCCAAATCTCTGAAGAGCAAAAAAATGCTGATGGCTCAATTCGTCTTGTCCTGCAACGCTGGAGTGCCTGA
- a CDS encoding ferredoxin — protein MSDVSSPAPDDLTVGQLPESTEGAIRTGLEPELGSFLRDAAERTGLEPELGGVFRQNGVYVDELTCIGCKHCAHVARNTFYIEPDYGRSRVVRQDGDPEELIQEAIDTCPVDCIHWVNYVELKQLEEERQYQVIPVVGFPLDHAIVTKNRQRQKLKAKRKAQKQNRGAERLENHLTLYLLAGNPKEQEQNKAGLIRSLTESGRLETPSITPLVPGRFEPCHRG, from the coding sequence ATGTCTGATGTTTCCTCACCTGCACCGGACGATCTGACTGTTGGGCAGCTGCCTGAATCGACAGAGGGAGCCATTCGGACAGGGCTGGAACCTGAACTGGGTAGTTTTTTGAGAGACGCCGCTGAACGCACAGGTTTAGAACCTGAGCTAGGCGGCGTCTTTCGCCAGAATGGGGTCTATGTCGATGAGTTAACCTGCATCGGCTGTAAGCACTGTGCCCACGTTGCCCGTAATACCTTTTATATCGAGCCAGATTACGGACGCTCCCGTGTGGTACGGCAGGATGGCGATCCAGAGGAACTGATCCAGGAGGCGATCGACACCTGTCCAGTTGATTGTATCCACTGGGTTAACTATGTTGAGCTAAAACAATTGGAAGAAGAACGTCAGTATCAAGTGATTCCAGTTGTTGGCTTTCCCCTAGATCACGCTATTGTTACCAAAAACCGTCAGAGACAAAAGTTGAAAGCCAAGCGCAAGGCGCAAAAGCAAAATCGTGGGGCAGAAAGATTAGAAAACCATCTAACGCTGTACCTGCTTGCAGGTAACCCTAAGGAACAAGAACAAAACAAAGCCGGTCTGATCAGAAGCTTAACCGAATCGGGAAGACTCGAAACCCCGTCAATTACTCCACTCGTTCCAGGAAGGTTTGAACCCTGCCATCGGGGCTAA
- a CDS encoding DUF4335 domain-containing protein, translated as MSLSVLRRYTPPTCTLEIMGSQSPLSRWMGQPVLKQLRFQLNLDDPKLPEDKWVTLRGDRAQLDALCEVVTTYVQQFLEGVPELADGRGAVSNGSPIALVPTLTAQASTLQSVPSNSAGILLQPRGLLSHELVLGELATEETGSVTHLSALQLFDLANALDEYTTEVVALPTLQPAQSSWLKRSPAWAQIAAVTLVVVGLSTSIAKLWDGSYTAKNAAPTTSQGASSSDQKIATQLPPAAMNEQPAPLALPNQKLPPAPPIGSTGSPAPGLPNGLKPQIVAPLPSMKQSTTGAGSPVPADSSRDGFAAKTRQDTTANELRVAKSQPLPAPLAGELKPELADDAPARRAAAGAASRGADSLAANESTAQNGTPFDTIPQVAEARRYFQGRWTSPQGLTQVLEYRLVIGANGSLQQIIPLGLTSGDYIDRTGIPLVGEPFVSPLNSKRNATIRLVLSPDGRVQTFLERVE; from the coding sequence ATGTCCCTATCAGTTCTGCGACGATATACGCCTCCGACCTGTACTTTGGAGATTATGGGAAGCCAGTCGCCCTTGTCCCGTTGGATGGGGCAGCCTGTGCTGAAGCAACTTCGGTTTCAACTTAATTTAGATGATCCAAAACTGCCGGAGGATAAGTGGGTCACGCTTCGGGGCGATCGTGCCCAGTTGGATGCCCTGTGTGAGGTTGTAACAACCTACGTACAGCAGTTTTTGGAAGGGGTACCTGAGCTTGCAGATGGGAGAGGAGCCGTCTCAAATGGCAGCCCGATCGCTCTGGTGCCTACCCTTACCGCGCAGGCTTCAACCCTTCAGTCGGTACCCTCCAATTCTGCGGGGATTCTGCTTCAGCCCAGGGGATTGTTGTCCCATGAATTAGTGTTGGGGGAGCTGGCGACGGAGGAAACAGGGTCGGTTACCCATCTCAGTGCCTTACAATTGTTCGATCTAGCAAATGCGTTAGACGAATATACGACGGAGGTTGTGGCTTTGCCAACCCTTCAGCCTGCCCAATCGAGCTGGCTAAAACGCTCTCCTGCCTGGGCTCAGATCGCCGCAGTTACCCTGGTTGTGGTTGGGCTTTCGACCTCAATTGCCAAACTGTGGGATGGTTCCTACACGGCAAAAAACGCAGCCCCCACGACCAGCCAGGGAGCCAGCAGCAGTGACCAAAAAATTGCCACCCAACTTCCACCTGCTGCAATGAATGAGCAGCCCGCACCACTGGCTTTGCCCAATCAAAAGCTACCTCCTGCGCCGCCGATCGGGTCTACAGGTTCTCCCGCACCTGGTTTACCCAATGGGTTAAAGCCGCAGATTGTTGCTCCTTTGCCCAGCATGAAACAATCGACGACAGGGGCAGGCTCTCCTGTACCAGCGGATAGTAGTCGCGATGGCTTTGCAGCTAAAACCCGTCAGGATACGACAGCAAATGAGTTGCGAGTGGCGAAATCGCAGCCCCTTCCCGCACCTCTGGCAGGTGAACTTAAACCCGAATTGGCGGATGATGCTCCTGCCAGAAGGGCAGCAGCAGGAGCAGCTTCACGCGGGGCAGATTCACTGGCAGCAAACGAGTCCACAGCGCAAAATGGCACTCCTTTTGACACCATTCCCCAGGTTGCAGAAGCTAGACGCTATTTTCAGGGACGTTGGACGTCCCCCCAGGGCTTAACTCAAGTGCTGGAATACCGACTGGTGATTGGGGCAAATGGCAGCCTCCAGCAAATTATCCCGCTCGGTCTGACCTCTGGTGACTACATCGATCGAACCGGGATTCCCCTGGTCGGTGAACCGTTCGTTTCTCCTCTGAATAGCAAACGGAACGCTACCATTCGCCTGGTTCTTAGCCCCGATGGCAGGGTTCAAACCTTCCTGGAACGAGTGGAGTAA
- a CDS encoding DUF3038 domain-containing protein produces MQSPVKPPAIVSIEALPLTHQPDPTQLDNIKAQLDLVLLALEALTGVGSEAMLQAAADLKLEALVADRVALWRLRQSSPLRRGQGGRKKLDVEEARALVLISCHLAKQHQELIRRAVALLEQMTEQNREPHQAALLGDYLDAFNNTYQERMEDGDNTSPDILTHLALKLLIDLLFYSAASGPRRLWLALIDRAKK; encoded by the coding sequence ATGCAATCTCCAGTCAAGCCGCCCGCGATCGTATCCATCGAAGCCCTGCCCTTAACCCATCAACCCGATCCCACCCAATTGGACAATATCAAAGCCCAATTGGATCTGGTGCTTCTGGCACTGGAGGCATTGACGGGGGTTGGTTCCGAGGCAATGCTTCAGGCAGCGGCGGATCTCAAACTGGAGGCACTGGTTGCCGATCGGGTTGCCCTCTGGCGACTGCGCCAGTCTAGCCCCCTGCGGCGGGGGCAGGGTGGACGCAAAAAGCTAGATGTGGAGGAAGCACGGGCATTAGTGCTCATCAGTTGCCACCTGGCAAAACAACACCAGGAGCTGATCCGGCGTGCTGTTGCTCTTTTGGAGCAAATGACAGAACAAAACCGGGAGCCTCACCAGGCTGCACTTTTGGGAGACTATCTGGATGCTTTTAATAACACTTACCAGGAACGCATGGAGGATGGAGATAATACCTCCCCCGACATCCTGACCCACCTTGCTCTCAAGCTTTTGATTGATCTATTGTTCTACAGTGCAGCCAGTGGTCCCCGGCGGCTCTGGCTGGCGTTGATCGATCGGGCGAAGAAATAG
- a CDS encoding DUF2721 domain-containing protein produces MSVEQTTQLIQLILNSVLMTVACGLAVGRLGARHATTEEQLRTANHWFASLLEAGNEIKSADRDSPLRDVRLFQVKKFLRRQQRRYAVTHFSLLAACYALLFSIGSIFVMTLRALINADWLIVVALGLFVVSVAFLLLGIGLTLVDLHSSDLSLWEEVQGMLTSNRSLVQPRPNPRVPALRMADPMTRSTPSRIRTPAKARVG; encoded by the coding sequence ATGAGTGTTGAGCAGACAACCCAGTTAATTCAGCTAATTTTGAACTCAGTGCTGATGACGGTTGCCTGTGGCTTGGCGGTAGGACGGTTGGGAGCACGGCACGCCACCACCGAAGAACAACTACGAACCGCAAATCACTGGTTTGCCAGTCTGCTGGAAGCGGGTAACGAAATCAAATCTGCCGACAGAGACTCTCCGCTACGGGATGTTCGTCTATTTCAGGTGAAAAAATTTCTCCGTCGGCAACAACGTCGCTACGCAGTCACCCATTTCAGCTTGCTGGCAGCCTGCTATGCCCTACTATTTTCTATTGGAAGCATTTTTGTGATGACGCTTAGAGCGCTGATCAATGCAGATTGGCTGATCGTAGTCGCGCTCGGTTTGTTTGTCGTTAGCGTTGCCTTCCTGCTGTTAGGCATCGGGTTGACTCTGGTTGATTTACACTCCTCCGATCTTTCCCTCTGGGAAGAAGTTCAAGGAATGTTGACATCAAATCGATCGCTCGTTCAGCCTCGCCCAAATCCACGGGTGCCTGCCCTTAGAATGGCTGATCCAATGACCCGATCGACCCCTTCTAGAATTAGAACGCCTGCTAAAGCCAGAGTTGGGTAG
- a CDS encoding NAD(P)H-dependent glycerol-3-phosphate dehydrogenase, with product MSEHESSHVPHTPHPPHTPHPTPHTLAILGAGAWGMTLAELARIRGHNVRVWSRQSGDRLQTILDGADVVISAVSMKGVRAVVEQVHAAAVSPQTIFVTATKGLDPASGNQSSLPLLPSQLWQAAFPAHPVAVLSGPNLSKEIQQGMPAATVVASQDRVAAETVQKALSSASFRVYTNPDTLGVELGGTLKNVIAIAVGTCDGLHLGTNAKAALVTRGLAEIIRVGSFWGAKPETFYGLSGLGDMLATCNSSLSRNYRVGYGLAQGRSLTDVLTHLEGTAEGINTTRVLIQLASQQAIAVPITHQVDRLLNGEITPQAAVEALMLRDYKAEIH from the coding sequence ATGAGTGAGCACGAATCCTCTCACGTACCCCACACCCCACACCCACCCCACACCCCACACCCCACACCCCACACCCTCGCTATCCTCGGTGCAGGTGCCTGGGGCATGACGCTTGCAGAACTAGCCAGGATCAGAGGGCATAATGTTCGAGTCTGGTCTCGTCAGAGCGGCGATCGCCTGCAAACGATTTTAGATGGAGCGGATGTTGTCATTTCAGCCGTATCAATGAAGGGGGTAAGGGCAGTGGTTGAGCAGGTTCATGCCGCAGCCGTCTCGCCCCAAACAATTTTTGTGACGGCAACAAAGGGACTCGATCCGGCTTCCGGTAATCAATCATCATTGCCGCTGTTGCCCTCCCAACTCTGGCAGGCAGCGTTTCCTGCCCATCCGGTTGCAGTTCTGTCCGGTCCTAATCTGTCCAAGGAAATTCAGCAGGGGATGCCTGCTGCCACAGTGGTTGCCAGTCAGGATAGGGTTGCTGCTGAAACAGTTCAGAAGGCGCTTTCTTCCGCCAGCTTTCGCGTTTACACCAATCCGGATACGCTAGGGGTTGAACTGGGTGGTACGTTGAAGAATGTGATCGCGATCGCGGTTGGCACCTGCGATGGCTTGCATTTGGGAACCAACGCCAAAGCTGCCCTGGTTACCCGTGGATTGGCTGAAATTATTCGTGTCGGTTCCTTTTGGGGTGCCAAGCCAGAAACGTTTTATGGACTCTCTGGCTTGGGAGATATGTTGGCAACCTGCAACAGCTCCCTAAGCCGCAACTATCGGGTCGGGTATGGGCTTGCCCAGGGCAGATCCCTAACGGATGTGCTGACCCATCTGGAGGGAACCGCTGAGGGCATCAATACCACTCGTGTCTTGATTCAACTGGCCTCTCAACAAGCCATTGCAGTTCCCATTACCCATCAGGTTGATCGCCTGCTCAACGGCGAAATTACTCCCCAAGCAGCGGTCGAAGCGCTGATGTTAAGGGACTACAAGGCGGAGATCCATTAG
- the lipA gene encoding lipoyl synthase — MVVKPEWLRVKAPQWERVGSVKEILRDLELNTVCEEASCPNIGECFNNGTATFLIMGPACTRACPYCDIDFEKKPKPLDPTEPERLAEAVRRMKLNHVVITSVNRDDLADGGASQFDRCLRAIRAVSPETTIEVLIPDLCGNWEALASILKAKPDVLNHNTETVPRLYRRVRPQGAYDRSLELLQRARELAPWVYTKTGVMVGLGETDAEVRQVMQDLRHVDCDILTLGQYLQPSQKHLGVADFILPERFDAWREYGESIGFLQVVSSPLTRSSYHAEQVRRLMEQHPRMMNDEF, encoded by the coding sequence GTGGTTGTTAAGCCTGAGTGGTTACGGGTCAAAGCGCCCCAATGGGAGCGAGTGGGTAGTGTTAAAGAGATTCTGCGGGATTTGGAGCTGAATACGGTTTGCGAAGAGGCATCCTGCCCCAATATTGGGGAATGTTTTAACAATGGAACGGCTACTTTTCTAATCATGGGGCCAGCCTGTACCCGTGCCTGTCCCTATTGCGATATTGATTTTGAGAAAAAACCAAAACCGCTCGATCCAACGGAGCCAGAACGATTGGCGGAAGCGGTGCGACGGATGAAGCTCAATCATGTAGTGATTACTTCAGTGAATCGCGATGATCTTGCGGATGGTGGTGCGTCTCAGTTCGATCGCTGCCTGCGGGCAATTCGGGCTGTTTCACCAGAAACCACGATCGAAGTGTTGATTCCTGACCTGTGTGGCAATTGGGAAGCACTGGCAAGCATCTTGAAGGCAAAACCGGATGTGTTAAACCACAATACGGAAACGGTTCCCCGGCTTTATCGTCGGGTCCGTCCTCAGGGAGCGTATGATCGATCGCTAGAACTTTTGCAGCGTGCCCGTGAATTGGCTCCCTGGGTTTACACCAAAACAGGTGTGATGGTGGGTTTGGGTGAAACGGATGCAGAAGTCAGGCAGGTCATGCAAGATCTGCGACACGTAGACTGTGACATTCTCACCCTGGGGCAGTACCTCCAGCCCAGCCAGAAGCACCTGGGGGTAGCTGATTTTATCCTTCCCGAACGATTTGATGCCTGGAGGGAATACGGTGAATCGATCGGCTTTCTCCAGGTCGTATCCTCCCCCCTTACTCGCAGTTCCTACCATGCTGAGCAGGTGAGAAGGTTGATGGAGCAGCATCCAAGAATGATGAATGATGAATTTTGA
- the map gene encoding type I methionyl aminopeptidase, translated as MEREVITLLSKREIEKMRRAGHLAAKLLYHLSAMVKPGVSTLELNDEAERWTQEQGAKSAPLGYKGYPKSICTSVNEVVCHGIPNAKQILKDGDIINIDVTLIVDGYHGDTSKTFFVGEPSPIARKLVEVTEECRRRGIEAIKPGAKIGDIGAAIQEYAESQGFSVVRDFVGHGISNIFHTAPQIPHYGEPGKGKRLRPGMVFTIEPMINEGTWEVEVMEDKWTALTLDRKLSAQCEHTLLVTESGVEILTPYPGGDGV; from the coding sequence ATGGAACGCGAAGTCATTACCCTGCTATCCAAACGAGAAATTGAGAAAATGCGGCGAGCGGGGCACCTGGCAGCAAAGTTGCTCTACCATCTTTCTGCAATGGTGAAGCCTGGAGTTAGCACCTTAGAACTCAATGATGAGGCTGAACGGTGGACTCAAGAACAGGGGGCAAAAAGTGCACCGCTTGGTTACAAGGGCTATCCCAAATCCATCTGCACCAGTGTCAATGAGGTGGTTTGTCACGGGATTCCCAATGCCAAGCAGATTCTTAAGGACGGAGACATTATCAATATTGATGTGACGCTGATTGTGGATGGCTATCACGGTGACACATCCAAAACCTTCTTTGTTGGGGAACCATCCCCGATCGCCAGGAAGCTGGTAGAAGTGACAGAAGAATGTCGTCGTAGGGGAATTGAGGCAATCAAACCGGGTGCCAAAATTGGAGACATTGGCGCAGCAATTCAAGAATATGCGGAGTCTCAGGGGTTTTCCGTTGTGCGAGATTTTGTTGGGCATGGGATCAGCAACATCTTTCACACTGCACCTCAAATTCCCCATTATGGAGAACCCGGCAAAGGCAAACGCCTGCGACCAGGCATGGTCTTCACGATTGAACCCATGATCAATGAAGGCACCTGGGAAGTAGAAGTGATGGAAGACAAGTGGACAGCGCTGACCCTCGATCGCAAACTTTCTGCCCAATGCGAACACACCCTTCTGGTAACGGAAAGTGGGGTTGAAATCCTGACCCCCTATCCTGGTGGAGACGGAGTTTAG
- a CDS encoding TerD family protein has translation MTQSLAISEWIESLAEAESQFNLRPADNDQFFSEWYGNLPELTETEQARLDLIKQRYLYHQRYGPLAEGTINFIVMSPLLELAGFYDPPFRFRSEASVKVEVENQNKIYRGRIDGLVLQNTFWIILIESKETSFNISVAVPQALAYMMGNPYPDRPGFGLVSNGSHFMFLKLVNQGEARYALSDDFSLYRRQNELYPVLSVLKRIQEQV, from the coding sequence ATGACGCAATCTCTGGCAATTTCAGAATGGATCGAGAGTTTAGCGGAGGCTGAATCTCAATTTAACCTTCGTCCTGCTGACAATGACCAGTTTTTTAGCGAGTGGTACGGAAATTTACCCGAACTTACCGAAACTGAACAAGCTCGTCTCGATTTAATCAAACAACGGTATCTCTATCATCAAAGATACGGCCCTCTTGCAGAAGGGACAATTAACTTCATCGTCATGTCACCTTTGCTGGAGTTAGCAGGCTTTTACGACCCCCCCTTTCGGTTTCGATCGGAGGCATCTGTCAAAGTTGAAGTGGAGAACCAAAACAAGATCTACCGCGGGCGGATCGATGGTTTAGTGTTGCAAAATACTTTCTGGATTATCTTGATCGAGTCCAAAGAAACTAGCTTTAACATCAGCGTTGCTGTCCCTCAGGCGCTTGCCTATATGATGGGCAATCCTTATCCCGATCGACCAGGCTTTGGTTTAGTTAGCAATGGCAGTCATTTCATGTTTCTGAAGCTGGTAAACCAGGGAGAGGCACGCTATGCCCTGTCCGATGATTTTTCACTTTACCGCCGTCAGAATGAGTTATATCCAGTCTTAAGCGTGTTGAAGCGAATTCAGGAACAGGTATAA
- a CDS encoding dipeptide epimerase — protein MQLRIATFTVHKRFALTISRGTTAQTTNVLVEVEQDGIRGWGEASPFSVGEQPQTTEEIARSLQKIAPLLKALTPVERQRIDQLILDTRLPSAARAALDIALHDWIGKRAGMPLWQLWGLDRDRIVPTSITIGISPPDIAQQRVLAWLGRGTVSMPLHGIQALKLKLGSPEGVEADKAMLLAVKEVAPHISKISIDANGGWTLETALEMADWLAEQDITYIEQPLAKGQEGDLLELYRRSPLPIFVDESCFTSYDILPLADRVHGINIKLMKSGGLTEALRMIHTARACGLKVMFGCYSDSSLLNTALAHLSPLADHLDLDSHLNLLDDPFTGASFQNGRVLPNDLPGLGVSRSDREMGQA, from the coding sequence ATGCAGCTTCGGATTGCAACTTTTACAGTCCACAAACGGTTTGCACTCACGATCAGCCGGGGTACGACCGCGCAAACGACCAATGTTCTGGTCGAAGTTGAACAGGATGGGATTCGAGGCTGGGGTGAGGCTTCCCCCTTCTCCGTGGGAGAACAGCCCCAAACCACAGAGGAAATCGCCCGTTCCCTGCAAAAGATTGCCCCTTTGCTCAAGGCGCTAACGCCTGTAGAACGGCAGCGGATTGATCAACTCATCCTGGATACCCGTCTTCCTTCGGCAGCGCGGGCGGCTTTGGATATTGCCCTGCATGATTGGATCGGAAAACGGGCAGGAATGCCCCTCTGGCAATTGTGGGGGCTGGATCGCGATCGCATCGTGCCCACCTCCATCACCATTGGCATTAGCCCACCCGACATTGCCCAACAGCGAGTGCTTGCCTGGTTGGGACGGGGCACAGTTTCCATGCCGCTGCACGGAATTCAGGCGTTGAAGCTGAAATTGGGCAGTCCGGAGGGGGTTGAGGCAGATAAGGCGATGCTTTTAGCCGTTAAGGAAGTGGCTCCCCACATTTCTAAGATCAGCATCGATGCCAATGGCGGTTGGACACTGGAAACGGCGTTAGAAATGGCGGATTGGTTGGCAGAACAAGACATCACCTATATCGAACAACCCCTGGCAAAGGGTCAGGAAGGAGACCTGCTGGAACTGTATCGACGATCGCCCCTGCCCATCTTTGTGGATGAAAGTTGCTTTACCAGCTACGATATCCTGCCCTTAGCCGATCGGGTGCATGGCATCAACATCAAGCTGATGAAATCCGGTGGTTTAACCGAAGCCCTGCGCATGATCCACACCGCCCGCGCCTGTGGTCTCAAAGTCATGTTCGGCTGCTACTCCGACAGTTCATTACTCAACACTGCCCTGGCGCACCTTTCCCCCCTGGCAGACCATCTCGATTTGGATAGCCATCTGAACCTGCTAGATGATCCCTTTACAGGTGCAAGTTTTCAGAATGGAAGAGTGCTGCCCAATGATCTGCCAGGGTTAGGAGTAAGCAGGAGCGACAGGGAAATGGGACAGGCATAG
- a CDS encoding diadenylate cyclase, with amino-acid sequence MPSPTSFLKDELKQNGIANDAPELIQYETVLTELSYALSPVIHEGKLQPYGFVVIGDRSVPGIKRICDHRTISLEDSRRVADGCNGFSLFKHGHYSGVILLEQAADNELQLVQLQQDFRAVICTTDSNGVTKVFCDTGVLIHQFRSWQRKPSVTVALQNVCRCVPQANPDILRDLLEFCFHDLSSRKIGATLVWCLAEPTAEEMENMQPSFVPAQIEARVGDGRSVALLRHLLTYTDGAAILDPEARTVGIGAQLKYSDQSKRLIEARAGTRHTSAQRFSYDYAKVVVFVVSSDGPVTVFSDGMSVTDLQTYFTDRATVENSEDIAADVEESPCSTVLRCPSCQKRLQIQEGDVIETKVESEDLFCPVCGVLVHSTRCSNLDVFVVKELEGCFNPFMKVVGGRW; translated from the coding sequence ATGCCCTCACCAACCTCGTTTCTCAAAGATGAACTGAAGCAAAATGGGATTGCTAATGATGCACCAGAGCTGATTCAGTATGAAACGGTTTTGACCGAACTGAGTTATGCCCTGAGTCCCGTTATCCATGAAGGAAAGCTGCAACCCTATGGCTTTGTGGTGATTGGCGATCGCTCAGTGCCAGGAATCAAACGGATTTGTGATCACAGAACCATCAGCCTTGAAGATTCCCGCAGGGTAGCAGATGGTTGCAACGGATTCTCTCTGTTTAAGCACGGGCACTATAGCGGCGTTATCCTGCTGGAGCAAGCAGCCGACAACGAACTGCAACTGGTTCAGCTTCAACAAGATTTCCGAGCAGTCATCTGCACAACCGATAGTAACGGGGTCACAAAAGTGTTTTGTGATACGGGGGTTTTGATTCACCAATTCCGGAGCTGGCAGCGGAAACCATCCGTCACGGTGGCACTACAAAACGTGTGTCGCTGTGTACCGCAGGCAAATCCCGATATTTTGCGAGATCTGCTAGAGTTTTGCTTTCATGATCTCAGTTCTCGCAAAATTGGGGCGACCCTGGTCTGGTGTCTGGCAGAACCCACTGCCGAAGAAATGGAGAACATGCAACCCAGCTTTGTTCCAGCACAAATTGAGGCAAGGGTTGGGGATGGGCGATCGGTTGCGCTTTTGCGCCATCTGCTGACCTACACGGATGGGGCTGCGATTCTTGATCCAGAGGCACGAACCGTTGGAATTGGTGCTCAATTAAAGTATTCAGACCAGAGTAAGCGGTTGATCGAAGCCCGTGCAGGTACTCGCCATACGTCTGCTCAACGGTTTTCCTATGACTATGCCAAGGTGGTCGTATTTGTGGTTTCCAGTGATGGCCCAGTCACAGTTTTTTCCGATGGAATGAGTGTGACCGATTTGCAAACCTACTTTACAGACAGGGCAACAGTTGAGAACAGTGAAGACATTGCAGCGGATGTAGAGGAATCTCCCTGCTCAACGGTATTACGATGTCCAAGCTGCCAGAAGAGGCTTCAGATCCAGGAAGGAGATGTGATTGAAACAAAGGTGGAATCGGAAGATTTATTCTGTCCTGTGTGTGGCGTTCTGGTTCATTCAACCCGCTGTTCTAATTTGGATGTGTTTGTTGTGAAAGAGTTAGAGGGTTGTTTCAATCCTTTTATGAAGGTGGTAGGCGGTAGGTGGTAG